The sequence CGCATGAGGAGGCCACGATCACGGAGGGCTTCACCGAAATCTTGTGAAATGCTATTAATACTCATCGGTTAGATCGAATGTCGGTCGGCGGTGGCGGCCAAGTAAAGCCCGTTCTTCTGGGTTACACTCGTTACGTTTTGGCCTCTTCTTGCGCCGTCACGGCGTCAGAGCTCCGCCGTCGTCGTTCCGCACATATTTATAGAATCGGGCTGTAGATGCTATTTCCGTAGACGCCCTGATGCGTGCTCCTCTTCGTGCTTACGCGGTGCGATCAGCCGCCGGAATTATTATGGTTTTGCAGAATTCGATCATGCAAGACACACGATGGCCTGCAAACGCGCGTACGTCCAGAAATGTAGCCTCCGACTCGAACTCGAGATTCAAACACGAAGGCACTCGCGAAAGCATGAGTCATCGTTCACGATATGATATCGATGCGAAATTTGACAGGAAATGTTTCATTTTCAGGAAACTCGGTAATTTCGTTGGGACAGTCCTCAAAGCAAAGCCGCCACCATGGATGTCATCAAGAAGAAGATGCAAGCGATGAAGCTTGAGAAAGACAATGCCATGGATAAGGCCGACACCTGCGAAGCGCAGGCGAAGGAAGCGAATTTGCGGGCGGACAAAGTTCTCGAGGAGGTTGCGGAACTCACGAAAAAATTAGCTCAGGTCGAAGCTGATCTGGAGGCCAACAAGCAAGCTCTCGAGCAAGCCAACAAGGATCTCGAGGATAAAGAGAAAGCTCTTACTAACGTAAGCttatacttttcaattttttttttttttgtactgttGCTTTAATACTTCACACTATGAACAATCAAAATCGTGCTAAAGAGATCGACAATATTAAATCCATATTCGATGAAAATTCTAATCTTCGtgcatttaattcttttaggCTGAGTCCGAAGTAGCCGCTCTTAATCGCAAAGTCCAGCTCATTGAAGAGGATCTCGAGCGTTCGGAGGAACGATTAAACACCGCAACTGCTAAACTAGCTGAAGCGTCGCAGGCCGCCGACGAATCCAGCcggtaattatatgtttaatcaaGTTGCATGCATATCTTGATGCACATTACGAGATATGCGATACAATTGCAGTATGTGCAAAGTATTGGAAAACCGTGCGCAACAGGATGAGGAGAGAATGGACCAATTGACAAATCAACTCAAGGAGGCTCGCCTGCTCGCGGAAGACGCTGACGGAAAATCTGACGAAGTATCGCGCAAGCTGGCCCTCGTTGAAGATGAGCTCGAAGTCGCGGAGGATCGCGTGAAATCCGGTGAAGCGTAAGTTACTATTAAAATCATCATGTAAATGTTAATATGTTTCAAATGAAGATAAAACTCATGCAATTTCTATCTTCTGCTCTCGCAGCAAGGTCATGGAACTGGAAGAGGAATTGAAAGTCGTCGGTAACAGTTTGAAATCTTTGGAAGTATCCGAAGAAAAGGTATAGTGCGATCGTGAAAACGTAAACAGCAATGTATTTATAGCTACCTCGCTGGAGAACAAGTGTTCTCAATTCTCTTTACAATGAAAATGTgctaaatttgaaatttctttaaaatactgATTTATGCTAATtactgtaaatattttcaggCCAATCAACGAGTCGAAGAATTCAAGCGCCAATTGAAGACCTTGACGGTCAAACTGAAAGAGGCCGAAGCTCGCGCAGAGTTTGCCGAGAAAACCGTCAAGAAACTCCAGAAGGAGGTCGACAGGCTCGAAGGTTCGtattgctaaatatatatcttttgtttttctttctcacgGGCAGTGCGCAAAAACGGgggtgaaaataaaatcattttatgtttCTCTCTCAGATGAATTGGGCATCAACAAGGACAGATACAAGTCGCTGGCCGATGAAATGGATTCGACGTTCGCCGAATTGGCAGGATATTAGATTACTTTACTATCTCGCTATGCTTCGCGTGCCTAATAATTGTTTCAATCTTCTTGTTGAGAAATCGACATTCTATGTTTGCGCGAACAATGTTACAGCTCGACGTTGTCGTTcgacgaaaaagagagaaataactAAAAACTAAAGGATATGTGAATATCATTTACTATTCACGTTCGCTATCCttgtaattaatgttattattatgatgAGGCTCTATCAATGTGAGGAGAacgtaatcaattttattctgttaCATTATTCTGTACGAAAGATTAAGAGAAATTCaataaacaataacaaaaaatcgATAAGCCGATACAAGAGCGCATTTCTGCGCCAagcaatcaatattttcatgcaTTATTTTCCTATCATTTCATACAGTGAcatgcaaattaaatataatcaaaatagcACGAAATCATGCTAAGGTTTATAAAGCTTAcaatatttcacataataaagatataaaaaaatatatgaaaaagatataaaaaaaatatataaataaagatattaaaaaagcatttccAGATACAATTGTTTTCTCTCATgacgtttattattttttaattatttaataaatgtacatatagaACATATATCGTGTTTTAATGGCATGTAAATCCAGTAGTTTCGCGCGTCTTgtactatatttttcaaagtcatcgaccatattttttttattctgcatATTATCGTCTACTTTGTTTATTATGtacatgaaaatgaaaatcatGAGAACGTGTAATTTTTGTGCATCTATGAGCTTTATACAACATTGATCTAGAAATTCTTACAAAAACGCATAACAATGATTCAAATGATTATgcatatgcaattaaatattatgccaTAACGATTAGATCGAGTAAACTCGGAcacagtattattattattattattattattattattattattattattattattattattaatgtacatCGTATATCACTATTCGaacataattgtaaaatcaatgatacatatattcattcaataattaatatggtACGATTAAATGATATTCAGTTCATTTTACGATACATGCAGAACGTGAAatctgcatataataatataggtaTTAtctagataagaaaaaaaaatgtggatTCCATTTTTTAATGCGCTAACAATTTCGCACGAATACAAAATGATCAAAATACGAATTTATGATCacgaaagaggaagagattgTGTAATCGTGACAACTGAATTGAATATCATATCACCACGATAATGTGCGCATAATATAtgcgcgcatatatatttacgaatttcattatgtatatatgttatttccgactaaatatataatgtcctTATGGATGTTATACTGTAACTTTCATAAACTTCTTCGACCAGTTGAACTCAATTTGATAtactaacatttataaaaaaaattttgttcgcaaaatgacaaaaaattcgTCTGTTGCATCTGCAAAAGGCATCTAAAAACTGTATCTAGTCTTATTATTTCATCTATCTTTTATgacgtaaaaaatatcttatcattTGATTACACCAAGAAAGCGCTTTGATGCATTGCTGTAAAGAATATATGCTATTAAAACATTCATCATTCatcagatatttaaaaaactgtttACATACCTTTTTAACGCTAATTATGTAAGGATTAaaagttgtgtaaaaaaaaaggaagagcaAATTCAGATCAAATTATGTAAGGATTaaaagtgatttaaaaaaagaagagcaaATTCAGATCAAATACAACAGTCATTGATTAAACTATGatgttttgcaatataatctGTTATagtagtaaatatatatgctttctaagctaatttatatattagcagGCAATATGGCAAAGCCACATCTATTGCAATTTATGACtcgcatatgcatatatatatatatatatatatatatatatatataatcattttcatCTGGACATCTCGTAATCTCTCAAGTGATggtaacatatttttcaaataatttgtaaaatacttttagaatatttagaatattaatgaaaatgcgttctttttttttgcataaaagttctcacaaaaatatagaatgttGCTGATAAACTCTTTATCAAAAGCTTATCAAAAGCCTTTTAtgcatattgatatttatcatcgagtaaaaaaaatgtatatatatatataatagtaatagaaatattccaatagatttttatacaaacattcatataaacatgttaaaagaaaaaaatatatatgaaaaaaatgattcgaAGATGCCGCATCACTTGAAAGGATCATTCAGTCATTTATTTGTGCTAATGACAATGTATGCCAAGAACGAAATAACATTGAGTATTCATCAACCGATAGGCATGTGTATGTACACATTTGATTTTTCGATCGATAATAACATGCTTCTTGAAATATGAACCGCGATATTTCTTTCACATGCTTTAACCATTCTTATGAATAACACATCgcaaaaattacacacacatatatcgccttaatttatgtataatgtacactctttgttatttaattatattttttaacattatcaaAACATTAGACTATTTGATCTATCAATTGCACATAACATCATGACTGGTCTATACAAGTGACTAATATTATACAGGATTACATCGTTGTACTGCACGCATTTCCAATGCTGCAAAAATCAGATAGATTGCGCATTGGAAAGAAGTTAAGGTCATAGAAGAAAGCCAGTCTTATGCCAATTTTATCTAGAATACAAAATTCACTTCAAGTCGaagaaaaaactaataatgagaaaatatatagattgatgtagtgtatataaatgataacatatgcatatattgcatatatttgcaatatgtattaatttgagtacagtatttataatcaaacagATTACTGAAATCAGCTACCCAATAGTACAAAGAGATTGATTTAGCAGCAATACGCTTTTTCAATATGATGTATCccttttacacatatataatagtacTCTCTTTGagtagagaaaatattatgttgagataaaaagaatttcttaaGATGTAATACCTTATAAGATATCGCAGCATCACATGAGTTATCATGTAACTCTTTTTCATGTccttatacattatataatacatacataatacgctctatattacaatataggaaatattattatgaattctTACAGTGTCGATCTGTGTTTAACATAAAAGTTagtctataatatatatccctACAAAAGTATGAATAAATAAGATGTAGtctcaatataaataagtaaatctataataagatttacttatagaaaaaaggaaaacgcGTATGTCTATGTTACAAAGCAAACATGATGCAATCACACACACTTATatgcttataaataatttctcttattcAATGTAACAATGATACAAGTGCTATATAAAATGAACATTATTGTTAtccacaatataatataataaatgcattttaaagaCACTTTTAAAAGTACCCCAGAAGAACATTACAAATACTCCActaaatagcaaaattttcgtccacatcttttatatatgcttGCCATATAAATAAAgggtaaaatattattttatataaaaatttggatatcaataattattaatattaaaagggtattattatatttgaacaaatttaaaagatcaagttaattgttttaatagctttaatgttaaacaaaaaatcttttttaaattattaatattatataatattagtatttatatatatatatatatatatatatatatatatatatatatatatatatatatcagtgaGTTATGTTCATCAAACTATATTGCAGATTAGCAGCAATTTTCATGGCAAAATTTCTGAAtcaagcattttttttcaatagcaATTTTcttgaagaatataaaaaagaattaaatttttattgcattaaatttattacaatgacAATTTCCTTTGTTGCAGAATATTAACGCATTAGAAATGGTACATTactaattcatataaattaatgcaataataatagagaaatacTTGAAAATTCTTCTGGGATCTTATACATTACTATTTTTGTcactaaaaattttgttgtaaaatcATACGACTTAATGTGTGAtcttaaatgtgtatatatattaatgtgtcATACCTCATATTACAGGTGGTCACGATGTAGAAAAAAACTCTTGAAGACGTTGTACAGTTCTACGATCCAATGCacataaatcaaaatcaaatgtTTTCTTAGTGATTTCATATTGACCAGTCTCTGCAATTACTTGCACAACTCTCTGCAACTCTTCATTATCCTGCAacgtcattattttttgttgcaaaTCCTTTAATTGTGATACATAATCCTCTGAAAACACTGGTGGTTCACTAATTTCTGCGTCGGTGCTGTTTGTAGAATCTGGAGCCACTTGTTCAGCATCGATTTCCATGTCTTTATCATTTGTCACTTGATCGACCGAATTAACAACACGATCATCCTTCTCTTTTCTGACTCCTTTTGATTCCTTTTCTGAGTGATGGATGGAGTCAACATCCATCGCAACTGGAGATTGACTCGATGAAACTGGTTCTAAAGGCGGAGACGTCGAATGACCCCTGCTTTTCTCATGTTTAGCTGGAATCTCATCATCTTCTTtgctcttctttctttttcgattttctctttcctcgcCTCTGCTTCCTTTGGATTTGTCCTTTCTGCTACGATcactcttttccttttttatatctactgATATACCTGGAGATACTGGCTTTGCTGTTTCTGCAGGTGTAGATATTATGGCGTGTTCTGTATCCTTTTTGATATTAAGCATGGGTTTATTCTCAAGTAATGAATCGTCATCTACAGAAGGTGTTGAATCACTGCTATCTCTTTCTGGAACTTCAGTTAAAAGAGACAGTGAGTTCCCTACCGATGCAGAAgttgtattattttgtttctcgCTCCCATCTTTGCTTCTTTCAcgtttctccttcttttctctatctttgctatctcttttatcttttttatctctcttcttaTGCTTATGTTTTTGTCTATCTTTATCACTTTTgccatcttttattttctcagatTTCTCACTTTTCtctgatttttctttcattgctttatcatcttttactctattattttctttcacagGTTTTGGAGATTTTCTGCCATCTCTTGATGATTTGTATTCTTGAGGTTTTTCCTTGTCTGATTTTTCCGCCTTATCCGTTTTTTCAGTCTTTTTCTCAGTCATTTTCATTACATCTTTAACTTTTTCtgcttctttatatttatcctTTCTTTCCTTGTCCCTATCATCTTTgtgttttttcttatctttctttttctcagatTTAGATGAATCTATATCggttttagaattattttttgccttgtctttctctttattatctttgttatctttttccaataaaattttctttacctctttttcttttggcTTAGGAGATAGAGGTCTCTTTGTAGATGATGGAAGAGGACTTAATGGTTTTTTTGTAACAACAGGTGATGTTGATTTCTTGTTTCCAGGGCTTGAATGACTTTTATTCCCTGGACTAGGAGGTCTcttagatttttctttatttttgagcCGATCTTTAGAACTGTCTctactttttttatcctttttctcATCTaccttatcttttttatctttatgagGACTTTCctttgttttaattgttttatctaatttatcagatttttcAACAATAGCTGAAGGTTTAGgaactaaatttttatcagattgACTTGTTTTTTTGCTGTCtggtgatatttttataggcGCTGTTTTTATAGGAGGCCcaaataattcttgaaatGAGTTTGAAGTTTTAGACTCAGTAGTGCGATATTTCTTGCTTTCGCTGCCATTTAATTTCGGTTTGCCAACCATTGCAGGTATTTTCGTATCACTCTTTTCTAGTGAACTGTCTCTACTGGATACAACaacctaaaattaaaaaatataatgaaaaaaataatcatgtgtACGTGTTCATGAATCACTAATTAATCAACTAACACttatgaattatatgtatacttattacaataattttttataacagattTTTGTATagacattacatatatacatatataatactagatttaagatatatatatatatatatatatatataatctaactttaaaaaatttaataacacaaatataacaatatccAAAgtcttatatcaaaattatacttaCAGCTCCACCtttcaatagtttttttttaaactcttcAGAAGGATTATGAATTAATTCTGTATGACGTATGGCATTATTAATAGGTGGACCACTTGGCTGCAGAATAAGATCATACTGTATGTGAATCTTCTTGGGCTCATCCTTATTTTTCAGGTAAATTTCAATAGGTATTATGAAACCTGCATAGCCTGATTCTTTTACCACAAATGGTGGTTCTTTTAACACCCTTTTAGGATTCCGAAAtgtattgtgtaaaataaataccactgaaaagaaatataaaatatatataaaagaaattattattgcaaagaaagagagtattaaactatctattaataataaaaaaaatacttagatATATCTTACACTATACTTActctatatgttatatatgtatatctaataGTAAACTAAAAAATGATACCTTTCTCAATGTAATGATGTATGTCTGCATTATCCACTCCTCGCACAAAGACTTCCCAATCATGTGTATATCCTTCAGGAGTGGTGCGCATACGCAACATTGATGTGTGTCCACATTCCAATGTAATACGAATTGCCATCCTCTCTCTCAAAAAGATCTTAATTGCCGTTTCGCAAAATAAGTACTGAGGAACGAATTTCACAAGGATATGCACAGAGTTACATTACATCTTCAATCGTCTTCAAAGAAATTGGCTTCCGTCTTCAATGAAATTTGTCGCGTTGCGACAAATTCCGAATCGAGCGTGATTGTTCTCAGATTCCGCGCGTACAGCCGAGGAACATCGCAGCCCAATTCGGGCTACATGCAAGAATAATGACAGCGCctgttttctaattttcacgACACGCGAAATTGGAACGCATATCATTTGCTCGCGCTTGTTCTGTATGAAAATGTTGACCGTCACAGCGGAAAACGAGCGCTTTATCTCGCACGGGATTCACCGTGAATGCATCGCTCGTAAAATCACGCTGCGAATTTCTACTTTCTCACTCTAGTTCGGGGGCTCGATTATCAACAGGTAAACTGTATGTACACCAACGAGACTCGTCGGCATCGTCGAATGATCTTCGTTCTTCCGTATGACTCCGTGTGGCATAAAATGTGCGCTCCGTGCACTCCCCTCTCACGACTACAATCCGTTCGTTAGAGAAATTCAAACCGCCACCTATTGACGCATGATTGACTCAATGGAGTATCCAATGGGAGAGTTTATTTTCTAGAGATGAAAATGTTGTTAGATGAAAGCCGTGTTCTGAAATTCGTCATTGAGCTCTAATCCTTCCCTatactattaaataaagaatgcaCCCTATGTGTAATCTAcatctttgaataaaaatcttgaaacaTAAATATCTAGATTCTAAATATGCAGATATGATgtaatttaatgcaatatttacaCTATCTAATCATATCCAGTTACGACTGGGTATTTTTTCTACTTCAATCAAttctctaaatttaaattgcacagaaaagattttttttattacatatgtacaatTTGAATCGTAGCGCCGGTACATTACCAATGGCGGCATACCACTTGAGCTTGAGGGCTTGAGGACCATTGAGgacaattacaattacatcGAAAGTGCCGAGTGACACTTTGAATGACAGCTGATACTGTCGCAACTGTCAGACTgtgatatttatgtatgtaattctaatttttacggAATCTTATGTGGTGAAAAGTTAATTCATATAACTTGATGTTaagcgatataattatttactctaatctaaaaaatatcaaactgttataatcaaagaaaatgttatatatatatatatatatatatatgtgtatatatatatatatatatatatatatatatatatataataaaatgtttaatatataaatagtttttagCAGAGCACagaaatattagtaaaaatgtTATCGGCAATTGTGAAAGAACATCAGAGCAAGCAAGcgatgagaaaagaaaaacaaggtAAAATGAAGATCATACagattttatgataaagacaattattacatttattaaaatgtatggaCAATTCAACAGAACAAAAACGAAAAGAAGCTGTTCAGGCTGCAAGCAATTTGACACAAGCTCTTGTTGATCACTTGAATGTTGggtaaatagaatttttatttaagacttATCtgtatatgcaataatatatatgagaaaaaaagatattattacagAGTGGCTCAAGCATActtaaatcaaaagaaattagATGCGGAAGCAAAGCAACTGCAACACAGTGCAACAAATTTTGCCAAACAAACACAATTGTGGTTAAATTTAGTAGAATCTTTTTCAAGCTCTTTAAAAGAGATTGGGGATGCAGAAAATTGGGCTCGTAGTATAGAAGGTGATATGAGAACAATAGCCACTGCCTTGGAATATTCATACAAaggtattaaatttaataaaattttatgaaactccttattttataattaacacactaaaaatatgaataaaattattgtatattattttcagcCACACAAGAGAATCAAAGTGTTGGTAATGTTTGAAGACATTAGGgcgaaatgtttttttatcatacaattttttaataatttcatgatatatgaaaaagttaaaatattcaaattcttGTTATTTAAGACATTAGGAAGAAGAAACAATGTTGTACATAAATAACTATTCTTAGAGTTAAGTGTTTGAATTAATGTCATGTTTTAATTTGAagatttattgaaatgttagaaaaaaaatttaatttagaatacaTTAcgcactttttatttttttagatttgtatattcttacatataaattaatcaaaaaatagac is a genomic window of Cataglyphis hispanica isolate Lineage 1 chromosome 5, ULB_Chis1_1.0, whole genome shotgun sequence containing:
- the LOC126850044 gene encoding tropomyosin-1 → MDVIKKKMQAMKLEKDNAMDKADTCEAQAKEANLRADKVLEEVAELTKKLAQVEADLEANKQALEQANKDLEDKEKALTNAESEVAALNRKVQLIEEDLERSEERLNTATAKLAEASQAADESSRMCKVLENRAQQDEERMDQLTNQLKEARLLAEDADGKSDEVSRKLALVEDELEVAEDRVKSGEAKVMELEEELKVVGNSLKSLEVSEEKANQRVEEFKRQLKTLTVKLKEAEARAEFAEKTVKKLQKEVDRLEDELGINKDRYKSLADEMDSTFAELAGY
- the LOC126849977 gene encoding protein AF-9, with amino-acid sequence MAIRITLECGHTSMLRMRTTPEGYTHDWEVFVRGVDNADIHHYIEKVVFILHNTFRNPKRVLKEPPFVVKESGYAGFIIPIEIYLKNKDEPKKIHIQYDLILQPSGPPINNAIRHTELIHNPSEEFKKKLLKGGAVVVSSRDSSLEKSDTKIPAMVGKPKLNGSESKKYRTTESKTSNSFQELFGPPIKTAPIKISPDSKKTSQSDKNLVPKPSAIVEKSDKLDKTIKTKESPHKDKKDKVDEKKDKKSRDSSKDRLKNKEKSKRPPSPGNKSHSSPGNKKSTSPVVTKKPLSPLPSSTKRPLSPKPKEKEVKKILLEKDNKDNKEKDKAKNNSKTDIDSSKSEKKKDKKKHKDDRDKERKDKYKEAEKVKDVMKMTEKKTEKTDKAEKSDKEKPQEYKSSRDGRKSPKPVKENNRVKDDKAMKEKSEKSEKSEKIKDGKSDKDRQKHKHKKRDKKDKRDSKDREKKEKRERSKDGSEKQNNTTSASVGNSLSLLTEVPERDSSDSTPSVDDDSLLENKPMLNIKKDTEHAIISTPAETAKPVSPGISVDIKKEKSDRSRKDKSKGSRGEERENRKRKKSKEDDEIPAKHEKSRGHSTSPPLEPVSSSQSPVAMDVDSIHHSEKESKGVRKEKDDRVVNSVDQVTNDKDMEIDAEQVAPDSTNSTDAEISEPPVFSEDYVSQLKDLQQKIMTLQDNEELQRVVQVIAETGQYEITKKTFDFDLCALDRRTVQRLQEFFSTS
- the LOC126850066 gene encoding biogenesis of lysosome-related organelles complex 1 subunit 1 — encoded protein: MLSAIVKEHQSKQAMRKEKQEQKRKEAVQAASNLTQALVDHLNVGVAQAYLNQKKLDAEAKQLQHSATNFAKQTQLWLNLVESFSSSLKEIGDAENWARSIEGDMRTIATALEYSYKATQENQSVGNV